The following DNA comes from Caretta caretta isolate rCarCar2 chromosome 10, rCarCar1.hap1, whole genome shotgun sequence.
AGACAGCACCAGTTCCCCACATGCATCTGGAAACGTtgacaagtctctctctctctctctctcttttttttttttcccccccctcccccacccccccattcccacaGCAAAAGATGACGCGTCTGTGGCAGGCAAAAGACTGCAATCACTATCCCTTAACAAATAAGCACAGGACATGCAGGAGGAAGAATTCCAGGGAACTGTGCCTGGTGCCTGCCAGGAACTCTGCCATGTTGCATACCATATAGGGTGTACTGCAACATCGAAGTCAAATTCACCTCCAAGAGACACTGATCGTGTGTTTGTCTTCATCTTGGCACAGAATTCCATTTTGGGTTGGGGGGGCAGCTGCTATCTTCGGGGCAGAACCGTGCTGAACAGCAGTTCTCTGTGTAACAGTTTGGAAACCTGaatgtttttgctgtttttaGGACTAAGAACAcattaggggcagggtgggggagcaaggtgggaggggaaatgctTCATATGTTAGATTGCAAAACCTAGATTTTCTGTCagcttgggggtggggcatggggtcGGCAATCTTGATGAAAACCCAAAGGTCGGGGGGGGTGTATCATAAGGACCCTCTTCTGCAAACAAACAGCTGCAGAATGTTGTAAGAATAGTCTGGAAGCCTAACTTCATGGCTGTTTTTCTGCAGTGCTGTTCATTCCCAttttcaccctccacccccacccttttccctccttttttctctcctctgacTAGGGATAGTGTCAGTTTTTAACCACATCATCCTTTGTTTAAAGCAAAGCCTTCATTGATTGTACCAACAtccagataaaaagaaaaactcaataaatttaaaaaaaaaaaaaacaacccaaacgtGTATATTTGGCtgattaaaatttaaattatcGTAAACGCTTTGCTCTTGTCTTTTGTGCATGTCAGCATGAAACTTCATGGGCACCGGGTGTGCTTCTGCGGGGTTTCCAGTTACAACAACTTGTGGGAGATGCCCAGTGCCTGTGAGCTATGATGGTGACTTGCTATTTCATGTCTCAGTTTTGCTGTGCTTTCCTGGCATTTTGTGCCGCTTGCACTGTCAAAATGGAGCCAATAGGACAAGTCTGACAGGAGTGTCTGGACTGTACCGACAGCTGCAGCCTGAATGTAACGTGCTTTCCCTGCTTGGCTCTGGTGGACATCTGATTCGATCTGCTCTACACACAGATTTGGCTAGTCTAGTGGAAGGGGATAATTGTCCTCTAGCTTCTTTCAATCCATGTCCTCTTCAGTGTGGATAGAGCTAACCCTGGACTGTTACACCATTCAGAATTGGGTGGCATCAGAGTGGGGGTTAGTGTGGGGTTTCTGGAGGGAAGAAAAAGAGGATGTATTTAGAATGGAAAGCCCTGACTTGAATGTTTGTAGGGGGAGTGTGATGTATCCGTGAAGGTTTGATCAGTGTCTGATAATCTGTCCTGCATGGAGTCTCCCATGTTAAACACCTGTCTCAAAAGTGTCTCTCAGAACCACCTGTGATCAGACACAGTGGGGATGTAAACTCCAACAATCAAAAATGCCACTCAGCTACTGGGAGAGAGTTGTCCTCTAGCTGAGCGCCAGAACATGATCCTTGGAAGTCTGTATAAATGAGCAGGAAGCAATGCAGTGACCTGGCATtgcctggagaaggagacgtTTAGAAGTGGACATGACTGGTTAAAATCCAATGGGAacgatcttttttttttttttcccccttccatctTTATCCCCTTGTATCTTTAAGTGCTTTGGAAAGATAACGTGCCACACACCACACAGCTTGTTATTCGCGTCTTTGAAAAGCCCCAACCTGTCTGGAAGCTGTGCTGAACTCAACCGTGAGGATAGCCTGCTGGAGGTGCAAGCTTTGGGTCATGTGTTTGCAGGTAGAGTTATGAAACCAGCGCAGCAGCATTGCAGGTTGGGAAACCTGCTTGTCTTCAAGCAGACTGGGTGGGGCTGTTCATGGCTGAGGCAGGCATGAGCAGAACCCCTCCCAGCCTTTCCCAggcagaagctgctgctgttctggCAATGAAGGGTGCCAGGCGGCAGTGCAGCAATTGTTTGACACAGGAAGTGGTTATGAGGTGTGAAACAGACGCGGAGACAGCACTAGGAGACTCCCCCATGATATCTGCTACCTCGGGGAGAACTTAAGTGACACTGACATCAATATATAGGAGAAAGAAAGCAGCCGCTTGATTTACATGAAAAAGacactttattttctgtttcttttaagcaATTTATGACCAGCATAGGTGcactgttttaaaatttaaaaaaagtctttaaaaaaaaaacgctTTAATTTCTTTGTACTTAATTTACCTCAGCTGACAAGTCTCCCAAGTGCCTTTGAGCCCAGGCAGTTGTACCGTTGCCAGGGGAGATGTGTCTCTGCAAATATCAGTCGTCTTGATCTAAACTCAACATCTTACAGAAAAAGAAGCAAGCAGAACTGGAATAAGAGAGTGAGGCTGGCGGTGCTGCAACTGGCCTTTCCCCACAGGCTCTGTCACTTGATCTTGAGATCCTTCAGTGCGGACTCCAGGCTCTACAAGGAAAACAGCACAGATTTCTAACAAACACTTTTCTCCGAGTGTGTGAGAGCACAGTGAATGAATAAACACGTCTGGGCAGCCTGGCCATTGCAAATTCGGGGACTGGCTCACTCGGCCAGAGTGCCAGCACAAGCCATGGAAATatgcctgcttcctgcagcagacTCCTTGCCTCTCAACCAGCACCTCTCTAATGCAGGGCCCGCTGTACCCTCATCTcgtaagccttgtctacacatgcAAGATGCACTCCTTTAGCTGTATGGCTAGAGTTAGTGTTGCAACACCACCCGCTACTGTGGACTCAGTCATAGCGGTATAACGGATTCCATATGGGAAGTGGACTAAGCCACATTTCTGTAGAACATCTTCCTACCACTAAGGGTGTGATTTAGTGTGGACACACCGAAACTGCAAAAACTGGATGTAGACCAGGGATTTCAAACTCGAGTCACCAccagggccacatgaggactagaatgttggcccaagggccgcattaCTGACATCTTTTCATACATAGGTACaaaagccccaccccaccccttccatgaggccctgcccctgccccacctcttcccagcccccattccaaccccttcccaaaatacctgccccgcctcctcccctgtgcGTGCGGCTCTCCgctcctcccctctgcctcctggaaagcgctaagtgctgccaaacagctgtttgatggcaggaagcacctggaggtaggcagaggagcggggatgtggcatgctggggggaggggagcttggtggcctgcaggaaataactcttggagggggcatggggagtttggtgggccgcaggaaataaccccgcatgccacgtgtttgagacctcTGATGTAGACCATGGCCTGTATTTGTTTTATGCTGCGGGGGGCATAGCTAGACATTGTGTCCATCTATGTAAAAATAGAGGCTAGCATGCATTTAGCATTCCCCAaccaccccatcccccccaccccccctcacacCAAGAGGAGAAATCATGGCATGCTCTTCTGTGGTGCTTTGCATTTACAGCTCTCCATTGCTCCAAAGGGCTGTTCAAGTCACCTGTCTGTCAGAGCCAGTTGGGTGTGTTCATTTCTTTTGCAGGATCCTCTAATCAGCAGGGCTAGTGTCATGTTCTAAATTTCCCTTTGATcaggctgaattttaaaaataccatccCAGGAATATTCCTCACTAGCCTGGAGAACTATCTGGGTAGGTCAAATCATGGACAGAGTGTCCCCGCAGAATGTTACTAGCTGTGCTGGAATGGGTGGAGTCGCACCAGATGAGAGCCAGAGGCGAGGTGGCATTCATTCTGATGCATGTCTGATCCCATTCCAAGCAGCGTTTATTACACAATGACTCAATCGTTCGTGCTCATGTGAGAATGGCTGTGATGGGCACAGCGCCGGCGTGGAACACTCCCTCTGGCCTGTTGAATAGCTTTCAACAGAAGAAAAGGTTGAAAAGCTGATCCATGTTGTGGGGTATGAAGGCGAGGAAATAGCCTCCTGTGACCATAGATCCTCCTGGAGCTAGCCAATGGCAGCAGAGAATGGCACATTGGCAGGGGCAATAACAATTAGTAGCTATATGCCTGCACCAGCAAACAGCTAGCGTTCAGTGCCATCAGCTCCTAGCACTGCTTTGGGGAACCACGCGGTGGCTTTGTGAGTCTGGGTAGTGCAGTGTTAGGTAAAGGGTATGTGCTCTCAGTACCAGGACTGGCCTGCAAGCAGCGTTCCGTGCTGAGCCGTAGTTCCCAGGCATTTGGGTGTCACAGAACTGCAAATCAGTGGGATGCTGACATGAAATGGAACCTTTTGTTACAATATAACGTCTCCCGAGCACCTTCAAACAGAGAGAACCCAGCTTCCTTCTTGCTGTCTAGCCTTGTAATCAGGCAAAAGGCTGCTGAGCTAAGTCCTTCTGGGTAGTGTGAATTTTGTTACCTGCTGCTAATCAGCAGCCAAATGCTGCCAACAGGTGTAATAAAAGCAACGAGAAAGCGCAATCAGGGCAGAGATTAGCTTTACAAACAGCCTAATAATTGTGGTTAAACAACACGCGGCTCCCAAAGAAGTAATCTGAAATGTCTGTGGAGGTTTCCCCTGCTCTTTGGGTCTTTCATGCCAACAGTTTGAAAATAATCCCGCTAAATAAAAACGCTGCTTGTTTAAGGGCTCAGAGTTGGCCTGGGAGAGGGAGAGTTAGGCCAACGCCAGGTGCGCCTGAGAATCCCACCCACGGTGATTGCAGAAATGCCACTATCCGGAGCCAGCAATATGCTCGTGTAGAAGGGCTGCGGGGCCGCGTGCCGTTTTCTTTTGCAGCTGGCCGCAGTGCAGGCACTGATGCTACTAGTTCTGCGAGCAGGGCCTGGCCCTCAGGCTGTGATCTGAGGTGACCCAAGGAAGCCCCAAAACTTGCAAACACCTCTCCGGTCCCTGCTGGGATTGTGTACCTTGATATCCCAGATGCTCAGCCCCCCGTCCATTCCTGTGGTGCAGAACTGGGAGCACTTGGCTTTGCCACCGGCAATCACGGAAATCTGGCTGGAGAGCAGAGACAGACACTGGAAAGTCAGCTGGCATTTGGCTTCTCTGGCCTCGACATTTGATAGTCTTTCGAAGCTGGCGTGTTCGACTCAGGAATTTATTAAGCTCTGGCGTTATTTTAACACCTACCACCTTTCCATGCCTGCCACATGGGAAGGTTGgctccaacaggagagctttGCCCAAATTTCTGTATCGTGCAACCCAACTCACCACCTTCAGTTGTGAAGGCCACCAGCAGGGGCTCTCCCAGCTAACAAGGCAAGTGGGCTCCAGCAAGGGGAGGCAGGTTGTCTTGGCAGAATGGCCAGGGAGATGCTCCTGCAGAGCAAGCCTCCGCTTTTGGCCTCCTACAGTACAAGCCTCCACTTTAGCCACTCCCATGCTATCGTGGTCAGAACTGAAGTGAGGAGGCAGCTCTGGAGTTTGGGTTTGGCAGGACTTAGCTCCATCCCTGACCCTGTCTCCAGGACTAACGTGCAGCAGGGTCTTCTGGTGCCCCACCCGCCACTTACCTGATGCTGTTCTTGTGCAGTGTTTCCAGGATGACGTTGTTGGTCTCAGTGCTGGCTTTCTTATCCAGGTTCTGGAAGCGCTCGCGAGCGGTCAGGCCACGCTGGGAGCTCTGCTTGGGGACGTCCAGCTTCCCACCAAAGGTCAGCGAGCCCTGGCTCTCATCGTAGGTGAAGAGCATCGGGTAGCAGTCGTGGCCCTGGGGAAAGACCAACAGTGTGTTCTGCTCAATGCTGCCAGACACCAGAGCAGCCACTCAGCTTCCCAGCGCGAGCCACAGACTTACCGCGGCCACCAGGCTGTTCTCGGTAATGAAGGTGACAGCTAGGAGTGGCAGAGTTTCTACAGACAACGAGGCGACGCTAGGTGGGGAGAGGAAGCCAAGAGCGGTTAGCACCTCTGAGCAGCCTTCTGGCTTCACATCATATCCTCCTTGGAACCACTAGGGAACGTAACAGGCACCCCAGATTTCCTGAGCGCGAGCAGTGAGCCAGACTGCATCCAGGTTTAGCCGGCCCTTCCTCGGGCGGAGCCCATCCTGGTCTCCAGCACCACAGGGTGAGCAATGGAAAGGGGCCAATTTAGCGGGGAGATAGAAGCGTGGTCCCCTCCTTGCCCTGGCAGCCTGGCAGGGCAGGATCTGGCTGGGTTGGTACGtggctgggagaggggcaggagatGGCGTTGGATGCAGTGTGTTGGATTCAGGCTTCGCATGCTGCCCTAGGCTATTTGCGAGTGTCCAGCTGCTGCCACTTTTtgcccccagaggtggctgcagcacCAGCAGAGAAGCAAGAGAGGCTAGAACTGCAGATGGCTCAGCAATCAGCCCCGGTGCTAGCAACCCACCCTGCTCATTCCCAGACCTCTGCTACAGAGCCCCATGCCCCCTGACAGTTGATCAGCgcatggggcagagccaggctttCAGCCTTGGGTCTGAAATACCCAATCCCCGGCcgcttcagcttccagactacCTGCAGCCAGCTCAGCCCTTCACCCGGCCTTAAATTGCAGTCCCACGCTCGTAAACAGTGAGGTTCTCCCTGCTCTGTGCAGACAAGGGCTTCTCCCACGAGCTGGGGTTTGCCCCGCTGTGCGTCCAGCCAGCCGCACTGGAGATGCAGGTGTCCTGGCTGCAGCTGGCACATCCTGCTCAGTTAAAGAAACCAGTCCCACTTACGCCGTTTTCTTGTTGGCGTCCCAGAGGCATACGGTGCTGTCGTGGCCGACCCACGCCACGCGGTTGCCGCTCTCAGCGAAGCAGATGCTGTGGACCCAGCCACAGCTGCTGCTCGACTCAAACATCAGCTCCCCAAAGGGCATCTTGGAGCCCCACGGTGTGGGGGACGGCCTCTCCTCCACTTCCTTAATGTAGGCCGAGAAAATCCTATGGGGAGCCGAAGCACAGATCTGGGCTGCTGGATGAATGGTGCTGGTAGCCCGAGAAGCAGCAGCGTCCAGCAGCCTGGGCCCTGGCTGAGGAGTTGGGCGCCCAGGTTTGTAATCCTGGCtggtgtgaccttgagcaagtcccttggccctctctgtgcccctgggACGAACGGTGAGCTCCAGAGAAGAGCTGAGCATTGTTAGAACCCAGAAGGGggagttttctctcccccccccgcccccccgacagGCCTCACTCATTCCTGATCCGGGCCCAGCTGTGTTAAGAAGGGCCACAGGTGACGGAGCTTTTGCCAGGGAGCTGAGCCACATCACTAATGAGACACCCCCAGGGTGGGGAACAACAAAGGGGAAGGTCCCTAATGGATGCTTAAGGCAAGCACTGATACCAAGATCCCACCTGCTTTATCATCAGCCAGGGAGGCAATGCTGCCACGTGGAGACTCCCCTCACGCATCCCGGGTCCTGAATGACACTCCCAGCCCTGGAGGGCCCAGTCCTGCCTAGATCTGGCAAACCCAACCTCTCGGCTGCTGCCTGGATCTTTATTTTAGTCCCATGATCGTCCCTTGTTACTCTCACGCGAGAGGCTTTGCTGTTTGCCCAGTGGACGTTTCTGGTTCTGAAGAGCCAGCGATGGCCCTGAGCTGCACAGCTAGGATCCAATCCAGGGTCAGGGCTTCCCCAAAGCTTGGGGCTCTCTGATCTAGGGCCCACTTCTAGTCAGAAATaaacaggggaggagggtgaCATCCGCTTTCCCTGAGGAAAGTGACGGGTCACAGCAAAGGGAGAGGCAGTTCTGTGCAAGCCCTAACCCCAGCGGGGTCATCATCCAAACCCCAACACGGCCCCATTTCTAACCTTGGAGGGCCAAAGAGCACATCAGTCCAGACAGGGTGAGGGTGCCCCACTAGAAAG
Coding sequences within:
- the ARPC1B gene encoding actin-related protein 2/3 complex subunit 1B, translating into MAYHSFVLEPISCHSWNKDRTQLAICPNNHEVHIYKKAGEKWNKVHELKEHNGQVTGIDWAPDSNRIVTCGTDRNAYVWTLKGNVWKPTLVILRINRAARCVKWSPKENKFAVGSGSRVISICYFEQENDWWVCKHIKKPIRSTVLSLDWHPNNVLLAAGACDFKCRIFSAYIKEVEERPSPTPWGSKMPFGELMFESSSSCGWVHSICFAESGNRVAWVGHDSTVCLWDANKKTAVASLSVETLPLLAVTFITENSLVAAGHDCYPMLFTYDESQGSLTFGGKLDVPKQSSQRGLTARERFQNLDKKASTETNNVILETLHKNSISQISVIAGGKAKCSQFCTTGMDGGLSIWDIKSLESALKDLKIK